TTACCTTAAAAAAAACGAGAAATATAATTAAATTGATGGTTATCTGATTAAGGATTCAACTCATTACTATATCTAGACTCTTTTCCATTTGCCTTCCAAAATTTGTCTTGAAGTTTTGGCTTGTTTAGGTAAAATGTATAGACTTCTAAAAACATCTTCAATAATATCTATACACAAAGATAAATCATCAGGATGATGTTTTTTAATCTCATGCGCAGCTAGGTTTCCAAAATCTTTTACTATAAGCAAAAGAGCCGCTCCGTCAGGTGTAATAATTTTTAAATTTTCCATTTTTTTTATTTTTGTCTTTATCCCTTCGACCTTAA
The Candidatus Gracilibacteria bacterium DNA segment above includes these coding regions:
- a CDS encoding DUF4145 domain-containing protein, whose amino-acid sequence is KVEGIKTKIKKMENLKIITPDGAALLLIVKDFGNLAAHEIKKHHPDDLSLCIDIIEDVFRSLYILPKQAKTSRQILEGKWKRV